The genomic stretch GTACAGGGCCGCGCGCGGCCCGAACTGCGACTGGGTGTTGGCGTCGTGACTTCGGGTCATGAGCATCTTCGCGGGACGATTCGGGGACGACCAACCGGGCCGTGAATATGCTGGTCATCCTGCGCTCGCGCACCGGCACGGGCGCAGGAGCGAACGTCGGGCTGATCGATCACGCGGAGAATGCTGATTCCGCGAACTTGTACCGTATCCATCGACCCGAAACCCCGCAGTCAGGCAAGGCGGATGGAGGTCGGGGCGCGCGATTGGGATTCATGCGGGATGGCCCTGGCTGGATGGAGGGAGTCCGGCAACTGGTTGCCTGAAGCGGAAGAGGCCCCAGCGAACGTTCGCCGGGGCCTCTTTGCCGATCGCGATCCGCGACCCGCCTGCTCAGTCGACGTAGTAGATGGGAAGCTCATCCATCGACACAGTCGCGGCTCCACCAGATGAGGGTGCCGCTCCCCCCGCTTCGCACCGGTACGCCACAAGCTGGCCCTTCCGGTTGGCCGGTACACCGAAAATGGCAGAAACAACCTGCGTTCCGGTGCCCGGCTCCTTCACCTCGCCCAGAAGCACACCGTTGGCCCCGATCTTTCCGGCCCGCCGGCGGGCGGCTGCGATCATGTCCGTCTCGTCGGTCATGTTGGCCGCGCCGGTCGTATGGATGAGCGCATAGGGCGAGCACTCCGCCGGGACCTGGCCCTCGCTCAGAAACACCCGCACGTCAGTTTCGAGCACGGGGGGAAGCTGCTCGTTTTGGCCGAGCATGGTCGCTCGTGCGCTGACGCACCCGGCGAACGGAAGCAGCGCAAATATCGCGAAGGGAAGAATCCGTCGCATGCAGTCCTCTTAAGGGGAACGTGTGGCCCGCAAGTGCGGGTGGTAATGCGCGACAGCGCCGCGCCCGAAAGCCGCTCGGCTTCGGTAATTGGCAGGCGGAGATGATCAATGGAGGGAGACGGCCCAGGAAGGTACAGCATATGGGCGATCATCTCAGCTTCAGATAAACATACGATATCTCACGGCACGCACTCGTGCAAGAGTTGTCCGATTGCAAACGCGCATGCAAATCAAGTTTGTAACAGACATCCAGCGTGCGAGCCAAACTGAACCAGGAAGTGACGCGGGTTCGTGCGCGTGTGGGATCGCGGGAGCGCAACCTGAAGAAAGCGGATGTCGACATCCCGGGCGACGTGCCAGTCATGATCACGGGCACGTTGGGATCTCAGGCCGTCACTCGCGTTGGGCACGCGTACGCCGGAGGTGCAGCGCGGTTGCTTCGAATCACTGGTGCCGTAGGCAGTGCCCCTTTCCAGGATTCTCCGACACCGAAACTGAGCCCGTCCGTTCGTGAGCTCATGGAGAACGCCGCCCTCTGCAGGGCGGCGTTCTGCGTTTGGGGAGGTCCGTGGAAGAGCATAAGTGAACGCGTTCAACAAAAGGCTTGACCGGGGTGAGAACGCGACATATCCTTCGCCGTAGATATAATTGAACGCGTTCAACTCTTGCGAGGGCTGGTGGCAGGATGCCGATGAAAATCGTGATACCCGGGGGGACGGGGCAGATTGGGCGGGTGCTCGCCGAGGCCCTCCGGCGCCGCGGAGACGAGGTCGTGGTGCTCAGCCGCGGTGCCGCGCGCGAGCCGGGCGTCGTCGCCTGGGACGGCCGGACGCTTGGGGCGTGGGCGCGCGAGGTGGACGGCGCCGACGCGGTGATCAACCTGGCCGGGCGCAGCGTGAACTGCCGCTACAACAAAGACAATCTCACGGAGATGCTGGCGTCGCGCATCGATTCCACGCGCGCGGTCGCACAGGCCATCAAGGCTGCGTCGCGGCCACCCCGCGTGTGGCTCCAGGCCAGCACCGCAACCATCTACTCGCACCGCTTCGACGCACCCAACGACGATGTGACCGGCATCCTCGGCGGCCACGAGCCGGACGTGCCCGGCTACTGGCGCTACAGCATCGAGATCGCGGAGGCGTGGGAGCGCGAACTGGCGGCCGCCAACACGCCGCACACGCGAAGGGTGGCCATGCGGATGGCCATCGCGATGGCCCCGGACCGCGACGGGACCTTTGGCATCCTCCACCGCCTCACGCGTCTGGGGCTTGGCGGGCCCATCGCTGGCGGGAGGCAGTACATGTCGTGGATCCACGAACGCGATCTTGCGCGCGCGGTCATCTGGCTGCTGGACCGCGACGACGTGGAGGGCGCCGTGAACCTCGCCGCGCCGGAACCCCTGCCGCAGCGGGAGTTCATGCGTGCATTGCGTACCGCGGCGGGCATTCCCATCGGCCTGGGCGGGACGCGGTGGATGGTCGAGATGGCCGCGGTCCTCCACCGCACCGACGCCGAACTCCTTCTCAAGAGCCGCCGCGTCGTCCCGTCACGGCTACTCGACGCCGGGTTCCGCTTCGACTTCCCCTCGTGGCCCGCCGCCGCGCGCGATCTCGTTGCCCGCATGGGTTGAGGAATCCCGCCATCCGGTCGCCTCTGTCAGGAAGGTGAGCGGGCCCCGCGACAGGTCAGGACCAGGCGAGTAGAACGGACTGAACCACCGCCACACGCCCGTGTGGCGGCGGAGGAATCGAGCTCTGATCGGCATGGCTACGGTGATCGGAGATCGACGCGCGGTTGCGTCTCCATCCGCCTGTCCTCATCATCAACGCACAACAAGTGGCAGATCGGCAACCTGCGCCATTGCTTATCCCGCCCTGCTTTGACGCGGCGGGTCAGGGCCCGGCGAGTTCGCATTCCGCAATGCGCGGTGGATGTCGGGTGCGCATCGGGCGAGGTCTCATGACATCCAACAACATGCCCGACATGACAGGCGTGATGCTCCCAGGTGGACGGTACGCCCCGATCACGGACGCAATCGGGTTCCTGGAAGCGGATTTCGCACAGGTTGTTGAAGCCGATAGCCGTTGGCGTGCTTCTCTGGGCGGATACCGGAGCCGTCCGGTCAGCGGCACGCTGCCCACCCTGCTCGACAGCCTGCTCCCACTCACCGCTCCTCTGTCGCGACACGTGTGGGTGGAGACAACCGGGTCGTGGACGGCGTATTTTGACAACTTCGTTGATGGAAGCGACACGTTCGGGCCGGTGTCGTACCTTGCGCGGCAGCTGGGCTGCCGCGGCTTCGCCATCGGATGCAGGGAGGGCACACCCGCGCGCGACGCGGCAAGAAGCTTTGCGATGTACGGCGCGGAGCAGACGGACTGGCTCAACGTCGTTCGCTCCGTCGCCGCGGTGCAGGAGGACGGCCGCTGGACGTGGTCCGCGCAGGGTGCGCCCCAGCCGTTTGAGGATGTGACGACGTACCAGCGGCGGCTCGTGCGCGACCGGCTCACCCCCGGCATGCTCGCCGCCTACTGCGGTGCGCTGGGCATCCGGCCGTTCGACGAATCGTTCTACGGTGCCGCCGGCCAGATAACTCAAAATATCCGCGCCATGCAGAACGTCCGCACCGAGACGCTTCAGCAGGCGCGGGCTCGGCACGGGCTTGAGTAGCATCCTCCGTTGGCGCCAATCCGCGGAATGCGTGGGTCACAGATGGACGGACTGCCGCAATTGCGCGAACCGCCTGCAGAACCTTGCCGCGGATGCGGCGCTCCGGAGAGCAGATGAAGGAAACCGGCGAGCAGACGCGGCGCCGCGGAGTGAACTGACTCGATCGATCCCCAGAAACACCACTGGCGGGCTGAACGGAATGAAGGCAGGGAAGAGCGCCGGGGCAGAGGACGCGGCGGAGGGCGCGCGGCGGACGGGGTT from Longimicrobium terrae encodes the following:
- a CDS encoding TIGR01777 family oxidoreductase, with product MKIVIPGGTGQIGRVLAEALRRRGDEVVVLSRGAAREPGVVAWDGRTLGAWAREVDGADAVINLAGRSVNCRYNKDNLTEMLASRIDSTRAVAQAIKAASRPPRVWLQASTATIYSHRFDAPNDDVTGILGGHEPDVPGYWRYSIEIAEAWERELAAANTPHTRRVAMRMAIAMAPDRDGTFGILHRLTRLGLGGPIAGGRQYMSWIHERDLARAVIWLLDRDDVEGAVNLAAPEPLPQREFMRALRTAAGIPIGLGGTRWMVEMAAVLHRTDAELLLKSRRVVPSRLLDAGFRFDFPSWPAAARDLVARMG